The genomic stretch gaatggttgttaagctgtctcgggagggaactcagtactgcattgtaggtgggtgataagctGTCTGGGGAAGCGACATTACTTAAcacccattcacacctgggctcacctagccctagcaacccacatgaaggccggtcaAGTCAACGACCAACactaacaactctgtaaggacactcccacacagagttcaaaagcctgcagctcccctccagttagttagaactgaagaagcctcttggatgagaggtgaaacgtcttcaacaaactgaaacaagtccagttgactacgatatagcacttagaagtaccatgacctggatgactgagaaccttcatcaacatctaaAACAGAATGTTACATGTTTGGTAAAGAAGCCCTCCAATACCTTAAAGACCAGCTCATCAGTAACAGCAAAGGTCCTGTCCAGCTTTCCTGTCAGGCTGTTGATCTCTTTCTGGAGCTCCTTAGTGTCTGACAAAATCTGCAACAAAGTGAACACAGTGTTGATGACGAGGGACACTTCAGATGATACACAGCACATGCTGAAAGCTTAAAAgtacagttcacccaaaaatgaaaattcagtcattatctcctgcgtccatgctgatgaaagtcaggtgaagttttgtactccacaaaacatttctaaagcTTCCCAGCAAAACAGAATTGCAGCAttcccctaaacaactgaagtaaattaaaatgttagaaaacaactggtgtaatccaagtctccagaagccctgagatcccaaattgatttgaaaagatgtcattTTTACCCtgatgcatgtgcacacacttcAGACGGGGTCCAGGCTAATGCTTTCTGAGCTGAGCAGCTATGGTGAACATTTCAGccttaaaaagggtgtaaataactaTTTTCTaaatctcagggcttctgtgcAACACTTTGATTACACTGGAGGAGCTGtatgaagacttttttttatgttgtcagAATGTCACCTGTGTCTACAGTTCAGCTAATCAAACTTGCCCTgtatttctttgctttcttcATGTATGAATTGTGTGCATCATTTGCTTTCAGCTGTACCTTTGTAATTTCCTCCTTCTGTTTTTTGATGTTGCTGACGATCTCCAGAATCCTCTGTGTGTATGCTGACCGAGACGCATCCTGAGGAAGATTTTCTAACTCTGTTACCTGCGTTGGAAGAGAACAAGCACAAAACATTGTACATTCAGCCAAAAGATAACCAATTGTGCAACTCCTAACTGTAATGTAGCATTTCAAACAACCCTACAACAACATAATCCTTCCTACTGTAACCTGTGAGTAGAACTGTACTAATAAGAATCAGCTAAAACTTATTTGCTTGCTTTCAAAAGAAATGCATAAATCCAGTCCATACCAGTTGTTTGTATACGTCTTCCTTCTTCTTGGCCTCCTCTGTAGACAGGCGTATTTTGTCATGTAAAGACTTGATTTCAGACAGCTTTCTGGAAGACTCCAGCTGAGGAGAATGAGCAGAATCATAATGGATTTTCACTGGAACAAATTAAGCCAGAAACATATTTCAAGGCACCACTAACCTCTTGGTTGCTACAGATTTCTTTGAGTCTGCGGTGTTCGTCAATGAGTGGAGCACGGTGTTTCTCCCACTGAGAGGCCAGGTTCACCACCCGCTTGGCACTGGCCTCCACCAGAGCCTggagcaggaaacacacaggttTGTACTAAATCTGAGCACCCTACTTGCTTTGATGACATGTCCCTCAGCCCTCCTACCTGAAGCTTCAGCAGGTTGTTGTCTGCATCTGGCAAAAggttgattgttttctttttcacctgcatcctctcctctttttcagAGTTTCCCAGCTCTCTCTGCTTCAGCTCATCTAACACCTGCACCGGAACACATCACACATGTACATTGTGCTCATTTTGCTCCTTTTGGACATTGTGCCTGCTGTAATAGATGCTCAAATCCACAATTACTAAAAATGACCCATTTCAAGAGGGTGCATGAACAAACAGGTCTGATACTGTGGACCCCCAGACAGAATCCAGACAACTGTATCTCCTACCCCCACGCCCCCAATCAATGGATCAATGGTGTGATTTTGTCAAACCTATTGTTATTCTCTATCTTGCCTTTATTTTGGGGAGAATCAAGCTCTAATGACTGAAACTACAGTGCCCATAATTTGGGAAATGACACAAAGTAAAATGTTACTTCAAGATGTGATCAAAATCAGAATCGGCCTTATTGGCCACGTATGTGAACACATACAAGGAACTTGACTTACACAGAAGGCCATAACAGCTAAGAACAAGGACAACAAGGTCATGATTCTCAGGCAGTTAGACCTATAAGGAAGgagcatcttttttttcatgacttcTAAGAGGTTGATGATAACCTTTATTTGACTGAGTGATGAGTCAGAGAGCCGTTGTCTTTAGAGCACCAGCATGTATTGTCCCTCACTGTGTCTCCACTTACACTCTAACCCCTGGTTTCATCGGTCGTTTGTCTGTCTGACACGTCCATGACGTTACGTATGCAATGCTATTTTGCTCTGTCCTCCACGCGACTGCATATCCCACCAAAAGCGGAGCCTACTGCCAGCTGGTACAGTAGGCCTCCTGAGATTGACATTCTCCTTGATTTTTGCGCTTCTAAAATGGGTGAGTAGGCTACGTACTTAAATCCTTCGATGACGTAATGTTGATGTAGTGAAGTGAAACGTGATCCCGAAACAGTACAGggtgtttaattttttttaattgactgGATGCATGATCTGCTCTGTTCAGCTTGACACGACTGCAGTCTGCCTGTGTCAAAAATAGACCCGCCGCATATTCTCTGTGTAGCAGAGCGGAGAGCTGCTTCTGGGATGCTACTGAGACATGCCGTGGCGCAACTGGTGGAAACATGAGCATTGACTAGAACGGCCATGATCAGCTCCGGCAAACCATATTGTGGCCGCGACAGTCCCGGTGGAATCTAGGGGTAAAGCTCCACTGGGGAGGCGCCTAACAGTTCAAAAACCTCTAAATGTTAGTTATCCATCAGGAATGGTTTATTACTGGTGTTTGAACAACCATACAGGTGAGGaggataaaaacagaatttcaATTCTAaattgaaatagaaaaaaattagcttattttttcactcagaagtcagaaggaaaaaaaacaaaaaacttcaaAGGCAACACAGTTAGGTTTGGTTATCATTAgactgcagctgcacttccagacacttATCCAGTGTGCATGAAGACAATGAACTGACAGGTAGCAGAGGTTACTCCGACAGTTGGAATTGTTGggcttattttctttttggctGGACCACTACTGCGGCCTTTCATAATTAATTTTGAAACAGTTATTGCATCACTGAAGGGTGTTTCCCACTCAGCTGCATCAACCCATACAGAGCATCCTCTGTATGGAGGATATTTTTTAGtcataattaaaattaaaattccaaatagaaattaaaggtaaaataaaacaattaaaaagattattattttactaCACAACTAGGAATAATCAGGtcataaataaacttaaaaagtaaattgaaaaaaaaaacatagtcaaatatataaataaaattaaaattaaaatgcaaaagctgaaatggaaatgcTGAGGTGTGTGCGTGTTACCTGTGTATGAGTGACACACATGTGCTTcatgtctgctgccagctggtcaacatcactgcagagctgctggaacTGCCGCTGGACTGCCGTCAGCTCCTCCTGCTGACGAAGCTGGATATCACTCTCTGACTGGTGCCTAGTGGGGGTGGAGCTGGTTACTGCCGCCGcctcctgaaaaacacacacacacacacacacacacacacacacacacttaaactcTTCCTGCAGGGACATTTGTTTTCAACCACGTTGTATTTTTGCGATgtgctcctcacctgtgtgaAGGTGAACTTCTGGGTGTGGGTGAAATGGGAGCCCTTGGTCAGAATGTGGTCAGAGGGGGCAGTGCATCTAAAGGCCTGAAGTAGCTCCGACAAgtcagaggtggaggaaggacCGCCAAAGGCACTTtcagcagagggcagcacagCAGAGCGCAGTTGCTCCACGATGCGTTTGCGCAGCCGGGTCTGTTTCCTGCAGCGATACTCCTGTTCAACAACACGGACACTCATTCAACAAGGGAAGATTTAACCTTGGATGCACTAGACTCACAGAAACAACTATGTCACTTCTTTGGAGTGACTGAGCCcacaaagacacatttgaacattttactGCGGTTCTAATTGATATTTTACGGAAGCTATTACAGGTAATTGCACCCTGCTAAttgttttcacaacattttcAGAGATCACGGTACAGCAGTAATAAACCACTTTTTATTTGCCTGTGGTGTGAGGCGAGACAGAAGTCCCTGACTGTTCCACTCGTTGTCCCACTCCTGAGCAGCACTCAGTTCAGCTGTGTGCTGCTCCAGTATGGACGTCACCACAGAGGCATGATGGGAAGGCTGAGCGGTCACAGGAGGAAGAATGTCCTGCTGGTAGTCCTTCACCTCTGCAATACACACAGCATACACAGAAACTTATTTGATGGAACTTCGTCCTCTCGTGCATCATTCCATAAAAACAGATGGGTTAGCTTCTAGTCTGGCCATAAGCTCACATTTAGCCTCCATAAGAGAACATTCTGACACATTTTCCACCAACTGAAACTAAAATTATGTCAATATAATAAATAAGGAAGAGTTTTTTAAACATCCACAGATGgccaattaaaaataattattcacAAATTACATCAGAATGTTAAggaaagttgctgcaaattttTGAACGTTAGaccaaaataatgagaaaactCTGAAGGACGATGttaaacatcacacagcagtATGAGGCCTACCCTTCAGTTGCTTCTTTCCTAGGCCTTGAGTGCACTGGGGTAAACTGAGAGGCTGCACATGGAAGCAGTGCAATGATGCTGGACTctaaacaggaaaaaagttCAACTGTTAGAAATAACAGTCTCTGTCTGAGTGAAATAGTCTTGGTCAAAAGTTTCCATACACCTGCAAAGGACGTGTATCATGGCAGTCTCGAcatccaatgatttctacagctttcatgtttctgtgatgaatgagtggaacacaaactactttgtcacaaaaaacatacaatatacATACAACATCTTCTGAGTGATtttgattgataacagctggtgactttaTTGGGaccattttaatagggcttgtttgatacagccattagactcagccacaaacactacaatgggaaagtctaaggagctcagcattgacctgaaagagcacattattgatttgaacaagtcagtaATGTCACTTGGAGCTAAGCAGAgcaaagcagttacaggtcccaagatcaactgtacaaacaacagtttgtaagtataaagtgcatggcacagttgtgtcactgccaccatcaggaagaaaacacaaactatcccctgctgctgagagaaaactggtcaggatggtcaagagtcaaccaaaaaccaccaaaaaggaagtctgcaatgaattagaagctgctggaagaccagtgtcagtgtccacagtcaggtgtgttttacaccaacatgagctgagaggctgctgtgaaagaaaaaagctcttgatccagacacagcaccttaaagctggactgaagtttgctgctgatcacatggacaaagaaaaaaaccttctggaggaaaactctgtggtcacatgaaacaaaaacagttgtttGGCCataatgagcagcaatatgtttggaggagagaaggtgaggcctttaaccccaacaacaccagacttactgtcaagcatggtgctggtagtattatgctgtggggctgttttgcagccagtggatctgctgctctaaagaaagtaaatggaataatgaagaaggagtattatctccaaattcttcaggaaaacctaaaatcatcagcagaagattggctcttgggtgcagttgggtgttcaggaAAATGattccaaacacacatcagaagtggtaaaggaatggatctatcaggctagaattgaggttttggaatggtcttcccaaagtcctgacttgaactcCATTGAGAACATGTGGAAAAAATCTAACAAATTTAGTTGAGCTTCAACAATTATGTCAAGTGGTTGGCatgtggttaaaaattcagccaaaagactaccagaagcttgtggatggataTCAAAAGTGCCTTATTAAAGTGAAAATGGCCGAGGGACTTTTatccaaatattagaattactgtatgtatatttttgaccaggcagatttggtcacatttggtcacattttcagaagacccataATACACAGAGTTAAACACGGAGTGACCAAAGAGATGGTGGTGACCTTTTCCAgcaagcagagggagctggctGCAGCTGCCATCAGCACAATCCACGGGACTAATGTAGAGCTTGTGGAGGACTACAAATACCTGGGCACAATTTTTGACAGTATGTTTAAatttgcctccaacactgaggaGATCCTTGGGAGATGCGAGCAGCGGCAGTATCTCCTGAGGAAGCTCAACACTTTTGGGGTCAATAAGAACATTCTACGGACATTTTATTACTCCTTCATAAAGAGTGTCATCACTTTCTCCATCACCTGCTGGTTCCACTCCATAAGCCTGCAAAACTGGACACGCCTGCAGAGCACAGTCAAAGTCTGCTCTAAAATCATTGGACTGCCAGTCAGAGCACTTTCCACCGTGTGcgagcagcaaacactgaggacagcTCAGTATCCTTCAGGTCTCCTCCCACGCTCTGTTCCCAGCGCTTGAGCGGCTCCTCTCGGGACGCCGGCTGCCCAGGCTGCAGTAGGGCTTTGACAACGAACTTCGATATTCGAATATAATtcgaatattaaaaaaataaccataTTCGAACGAATATTAGGGCAGCTCTAAATATTCGAACCTGTAATAAGCATTATTTTTGGTAAATGTGTTTgcctgaaaacataatttcaatCCAGATTCGAGGCTTTTTTCAGCCTGTTTTATGAAACGCGAGCTCAGGAGCATTGATCACCTGGGGCTTCTGTACTGATGA from Pagrus major chromosome 7, Pma_NU_1.0 encodes the following:
- the ccdc22 gene encoding coiled-coil domain-containing protein 22, translating into MEEVDNILIHALKQVGTEVGEEIDSVKQFSSELIVEAVVRCVRVIDPGQGSVLPTALPPGMSARFRVGMSLAQACQDIGYKGEIGYQTFLYSNEPEIRSLLMFLVEKLPREHADASDQPTGKSVVLQRAIAAAIKAQLAVPWLPSNCRLPLHGETQSPASLHCFHVQPLSLPQCTQGLGKKQLKEVKDYQQDILPPVTAQPSHHASVVTSILEQHTAELSAAQEWDNEWNSQGLLSRLTPQEYRCRKQTRLRKRIVEQLRSAVLPSAESAFGGPSSTSDLSELLQAFRCTAPSDHILTKGSHFTHTQKFTFTQEAAAVTSSTPTRHQSESDIQLRQQEELTAVQRQFQQLCSDVDQLAADMKHMCVTHTQVLDELKQRELGNSEKEERMQVKKKTINLLPDADNNLLKLQALVEASAKRVVNLASQWEKHRAPLIDEHRRLKEICSNQELESSRKLSEIKSLHDKIRLSTEEAKKKEDVYKQLVTELENLPQDASRSAYTQRILEIVSNIKKQKEEITKILSDTKELQKEINSLTGKLDRTFAVTDELVFKDAKKDESVRKSYKYLAALHENCNQLIQTIEDTGTILREIRDLEEQIETENGNKTVANLERILDDYKAIRQENSALAAKVREG